DNA sequence from the Vicinamibacterales bacterium genome:
AGATGCGCTGCTGGTTGGCGTCCATCCTCGTCGATTCGCCGTACGAATAGACGACGAGGCCGATGGCGAGGGCGGCGAGGAGGTAAATCAGCCAGAGGCCGATGAACGCCCGCGTGCGGATGGTCACGGGACCTTCGCGGTGACGATGTCCTTGACCTGCTGCCCGAGCGACAGCGCGTCAAACGGTTTGGTTACGTAGCCGGAGGCGCCGAGGCTCAACCCGCGCTGGATCTCCGCCTCTTGCGACTTCGCCGTCAGGAAGATGACCGGGATGCCGGCGGTGGCCGGGTCCGCCTTGAGCTGCCGGCACGTTTCCGGGCCGTCGAGCTCGGGCATCATCCAGTCGAGCAGCACCACGTCGGGCGGCTGCTGGCGAATGGCGTCCAGCGCCTCCTGGCCGTTGTTGACCACCCTGACGATGAAGCCGGCGCGCTTCAGCGCGAGCCTGGCGACGAGCTGGATGTCGGGGTCGTCCTCGGCGAGTACGACCGCCAGGCTCATGACGCCGCGCTCTTCGCCGGCGGCGCGTCGGCCACGGGCGCGGCGGCCATTGGCAGCGGCGCCGTCAACGTGGCGAGCTGGGCCGCGAAGATCGAGGCCACCGCCACGCACGCGTCATCCGCGGCCTTGCCGGGTTGCAGTTCCGCCGACAGCACGCCCACCGGGCCGGTGGGCCCGCACATCGGCACCGCGATCGCGGCCGCGGCGGAACCGTGGGCGACGCTCAGCCGTGGCGCGTTTGCGCGCAGGGCCGCGGCGGTGAGGTTGTCACTGGCGCGATCGATGGCGCCGACGCGCGCGACCACGCGGGCGTCGAAGCCATGCGAGGCGACCGCCGACAGCGAGGCGCCGTCGTTCGACGTCACCCATACGATGAGGCCTTTGGCGCCAATCACGTCGCCCGCGCGCGCGAGCGCCCCGGACAGCGCGCCGATGTCGGTGAGCGTCGAGAGGTCGGCGCAGATCTCGGCGACCAGCTTCAAGTCGGGCCCGCCTTCGCGGCCGGAGGCCGCTTCCACCTTCGCTGAAGCTCCGGTGGACAAGCCGGCGAGGTCTCGCCGAAGCTCCCCAGAGCCTTTGGGAGCGGAGGCGGAACCCTCGAGCGGTTCGTCTGTCTTGAGGTTGAGGTCTTCCCCGGGCGGTACTTTTTTCAGCGTGTCGGCCAGGTCATGCCGCCACTCAAGGGGTTCCTTCGCGGCAGGCGTGCGGCCCGGCAACAGGAGCAGCGCGACGAGGAACCACGCGGCCACACCGGCTGCCGCCAGCGCGGCCTGCTCCTGGCGGATGCCGGCGGTCCTGCGGTCGGCGTTGGTGCGAAGGGTGGAACGGACGGCCGTCACTTGTTCGGTGACGGCGTTCAACAGGTCGCGAACCTCGGTGAACAGCACGTCGCCGGCCAGCAGGAGCTCGCCGCGCTCCACGTACTGGCGCGCGCGCTTGTCGGCGGCAGCGAGCTGGTCAACGCCGTCGAGGGAATCGGAGAGCGAGCCACCGGACGCGGCGGCCGCCGTATCCAGGGTCACGAGACGTTGCCTGAGGGTGTCGAGCAGCGTGCCGACGCGGTGCGCCCAGAATTCGGTCCCCTGGTTCGGCGCGACGTAGGCGTACATGGAGCCGCGGACGTCGAGCAGGGCGCCGAAGGCTTCTTCCGCCGCCTGGTCCGTGGCGGCGCCGTCCTGCCGGGCCGCGGCCAACCGGGCCTCGTCGGCCATCGCGCGGTAACCGAGGCCCGCGGTGGCGAGCAGTGCGAACGCGAACAGGGCGATGCGAACAGTGCGGCGACCCATTACGAGTGAAAGGATAGCAGAAACCCCAGGTGCCGACGGGTGCGTACGCGTGCCTGAGGGGCCTAAGGGCTGGTGCTCAGAACGTGGGCAGGTACGGTGTCAGCCACTGGGCGATGACCGTGAAGCGGTTGGTGAAGATCAAGACACCGATGATGATCATCAACGCGCCCGACACGATTTCAATCGCGTGGTAGTAACGGCGAATCCTGGCAAACGCGACGAAGAACTGGTTGATGGCGAGGGCGGTGAGCAGGAAGGGAATGGCCAGCCCGAGCGAGTAGGTGGAGAGCAGCACGATGCCCTGTCCCACCGAGTCTTGCTGCGCCGCGACCAGCAGGATGGCCGAGAGGATGGGGCCGATGCACGGCGTCCAGCCGAAGGCGAACGAGATGCCGACGATGACGGCGCCGAGCATGCTGGCGGGCTTGGTGTTGGCCTGCACCCGCTTTTCCTGGAGCAGCCACTCGATCTTGAACACGCCCATGGTGTGCAGGCCGAACA
Encoded proteins:
- a CDS encoding cytochrome c biogenesis protein CcdA codes for the protein MENVSLFGAFIAGVLSFISPCVLPLIPGYLSFISGVSLEEMRGMPGGGGAVAVAGGVSAAAKRQVIITSLFFILGFSLVFVSLGASATYLGQFLMERLTIFGKIAGVLLVVFGLHTMGVFKIEWLLQEKRVQANTKPASMLGAVIVGISFAFGWTPCIGPILSAILLVAAQQDSVGQGIVLLSTYSLGLAIPFLLTALAINQFFVAFARIRRYYHAIEIVSGALMIIIGVLIFTNRFTVIAQWLTPYLPTF
- a CDS encoding response regulator — translated: MSLAVVLAEDDPDIQLVARLALKRAGFIVRVVNNGQEALDAIRQQPPDVVLLDWMMPELDGPETCRQLKADPATAGIPVIFLTAKSQEAEIQRGLSLGASGYVTKPFDALSLGQQVKDIVTAKVP